Within Myotis daubentonii chromosome 13, mMyoDau2.1, whole genome shotgun sequence, the genomic segment CGGACCTGCTGCTGCCCCCCGCGCACGCCCTGGATGCAGTGGGGCGGGCGGAGAACCTGGGCCTTCAAGACATGGGGCAACTGATGGACGAGGTGCAGATGGTGGATGAGCAGCACCTGCGTCTGCATGATCAGACTGTGATTAGCAAAGGTCCCATTTCAATGACCAAGAATCCCTTGAGTCTCCCCTGTCAGAAGGAGCTGGTGGGGGCTGTGATGAACCCCTGTGAAGTCTTCTGCTCCGTCCCTGGAAGATTGTCCCTCCTGGGCTCCACGTCGAAATACACAGTGACAGTTGCCGAAGTCCAGAGGCGACTGTCCCCGCCTGAGTGCTTAAATGCCTCAATACTGGGAAGTGTTCTCAGAAGAGCCAAGTCTAAAAATGGAGTTCGGTCCTTGCGGGAGAAGCTGCACAAGATTGGGCTGAACCTTCCAGCCGGCAGACGGAAGGCTGCACAGGTCACCCTCCTGACGTCCTTAGTAGAAGGGGAGGCCGTTCACTTGGCTCGGGACTTTGCGTCTGTCTGTGAGGCTGAGTTTCCTAGTAAGCCGGTGGCCGAGTACTTAACTAAACCTCATCTTGGAGGACAGAATGAGATGGCCACGAGGAAGAACATGCTGCTGGCCGCACAGCAAGTGTGTCAAGAATTCACGGACCTTCTCCACCAAGACCGAACGCCCAATGGGAACAACCGGCCGGCCCCGGTCTTAGAGGCAAACATTCAGAACTGCCTGTCTCACTTCAGCCTGATGACCCACGGGTTTGGCAGCCAGGCCATCTGTGCCGCCATGTCTGCGATGCAGAACTACATAAAAGAGGCTTTGGTCATCATAGAGAAATCCTACATGAATCCTGGGGACCAGAGTCCAGCCGATTCCAGCAAGACCTCGGAGAAGATGGAGAAGCATCAGAAATGAAACAGGTGGAAACAAAGGGAAGAAGAGTCTGCAAGGGGAAAAAATCTCCAAAACCATTCTCGCcagcacagatggggaaactcCTTGGCCAGAGGGGACAAGCTGAGCTTTTGCTTGCCTTCCCATTGAAAGCCCCGTTGGCCTCCAGAGTTGGACCTGCCCTCTGGGAGTCCTTAGGTGTGTCcgggccgctgcctgagggaactgtaggtttaatattaggacaGAGCTCCACCTcgttacaggggatcttagtcatcccaggagttgttgatgcagactacacaggagaaatacagattttactttccccacccacaacaactatacagattcaacccaaccagagaattgcctaattactcctgttaccaatacataaaataaggacagctgttacccaggaagccagaggggccggaggctttcgatctagtgatgcagcattttggatacaagaaatccatccacacctt encodes:
- the LOC132214513 gene encoding transcription factor AP-2 gamma-like, with amino-acid sequence MCEQVSESALHQVHCLPPSSGAGNSDFALWRALGGGAPRGSTPGFQGVLPQDRQDWSSNGNPHLPHLSLAGQHLYNPAPPLSHTGVAEHQPPPYFPPPYQPLTYSQLAGPYSHLGEANAAINPLHQPAPAGSQPQAWPGLQSQETAGLPLHHGRPAGLLPHLSGLDGGAMNASRDGFRPSDLLLPPAHALDAVGRAENLGLQDMGQLMDEVQMVDEQHLRLHDQTVISKGPISMTKNPLSLPCQKELVGAVMNPCEVFCSVPGRLSLLGSTSKYTVTVAEVQRRLSPPECLNASILGSVLRRAKSKNGVRSLREKLHKIGLNLPAGRRKAAQVTLLTSLVEGEAVHLARDFASVCEAEFPSKPVAEYLTKPHLGGQNEMATRKNMLLAAQQVCQEFTDLLHQDRTPNGNNRPAPVLEANIQNCLSHFSLMTHGFGSQAICAAMSAMQNYIKEALVIIEKSYMNPGDQSPADSSKTSEKMEKHQK